ataaaataaaacaaaacaaactacgTACAAGGTACTCGTTGGGTACCTTGGGTCcatgaaaaaacatcataaAAACTAATCGCGAACGCACTTTAAAAGGTTTTCGCATATTTTTATGGGTTCAATCACTTCATTTTGCATtcataaaattaataaagaatttTGATAAACAGGTGATTAAAGAATACATTGTCTTCCCCTTCGCAAATCTCACCAAAGGAGATAGTTTTCAAAGTTAAGGTTTTTACAATcttgaatgtttttgtttttatctaaaATACAAAAGGTCGTCAAAAGTTTTTTGTTCACTTGCAAAAGAAGATTCGACTTCcgttttacaaaaattatacaAGGGTGAACCGATCATTATGAAGCTTTTTTGGAAGAGATGCACAGTACTTGCTGCCTCCTTTATAAGAATTGAAGAGAGGTCACGCATCGTGCGTAAGACACATTTCCGCCTGACATGCCAATATCGCTCAAACGGAACTCAACACTGCGTCACTACAAGTCACATGATCGGCTCACAGGTTCAATCGGAATAGCCAAAGCTGTAAGTAATCGATGACGGTTTCTAAAATCACAACCCTTTAGCCTTGGTATATCGTCTTCCAGGTATGAATTCCAATACAGTGTATTTTGCTTAAACCTGCATGACATTTGACGCAACGCTCTTCTGCTAGAGAGCCTTGGCCGATCTTGCAGGTCTTGACTTCCTGTGAAACATTCATGTTGACTTCTATGACTCATTCATCCACAGAATATTCTGTTCTTCTGTTTCGTTTCTTCCATGGTTTTGTCTGTGTTTCGGCTGACTAGTTTCCCGTAACATCGTTAAAGTTTTGGCCTTTAGCGCTATTCATTGTTCAGATTGATCTGACATGTGATGATAAATGAAGATTTGATCAAAATCGAGAGATCAATCAGACTCAGGTCAGATTCCAAATCTCGCCTATGAATAATGTCGTTTGGTAAATAGAATAACAAAGACAATAAGTTTCTGTTTCGTTCTGGTAGAACATTTAATAGTCACATGAACATAATGTTAACAAAAAGGCAAATATAAAGGGAATCATTAAGACATATCAGCTCTTACTACATCTTATGTTTTTATCAATTGAGACGATTAAATGGCTTAGGTCATCGGAATATGGTTAATCGTAACCCGCAATGATTTAAAGtaaaatggtttagcgtgaccataaatggtttagcgtgacgacaaaTGGTTAGCGTGACGACAAATGGTTTACCACAAACCGAAATGGTTTAGTGTTGCAGCAGTTGGTTTACGCCGTCCACTCGACGTTCAACACAGgaagaaattatttctgtagCCTCGTCTACTAGACTCAGCGAGCATTTTTCCGAcaataatcattttttttatgtttgcttaTTTTAGCTTGTTAGCTAATAAATTTATACCCTCATCATCTTATCATATCAGTAAGTAAATGATATTTCGGATGGAACCGTTGCTGAACGTTCAGTAGCTGAATAATCAGcaagtgaaaatgaaagaaagctTAAGCTTACATTTCGcaataatatatttttactaTATGATTAAAAACTATATGGTTATGTGTAGTCTATGGTGAAAACTGCTGTACTTTAAAtagagaattcttaccatggttacGCGtgaccatggtaagaattctccattttacgtcctaaagataaaataagaacctggaaacaaaatgaatgacaaaaatacaCATTAAATGCATCATTTTATGCGACAGCACATTTACAGTTTAGACAGTCATAACCATAGCTAGGAAACGTGACGTAAAGCGATTCATAGTTTTAAGACGATGGAACTACAACTAAAGGGCGCCTAAAAACTTTTAAGAACTGGAAGGTTGTGACGTAAGACCCCACATAGACTgttccatttcaagcttgacGTGTCCATTTCACTTTAGTAATTTTGGCGGTTGCGATGTAAACTAActgctgtaacactaaaccATATCAGTTTGTGCTAAACCATTTGTCGTCATGCTTAACCATTTGGAGTCACGCTAAATCGTTTCACTTTATGGTGAGTTGTTTAATGTGATACTAAACCATTGCGGCTTACGATCAACCGTTTACCGATAACTCTAAGCcgtttgtgtcaagtcactgaaccaaAGTACAGGTAACTGAACCGTTTGTCATTTCGGCactgaaccatttcagttaaTACTTGACCActcgtgtttttattgaatcagtTCAACAAGGGTGGCTACACAGTTTCTGAATTGTATAATaattgtttgaatatttcatttcacctAAGGTGACTTGtctatttgtattttaaataaatctcCTACGATAAGTTAAACCGTTCTCCAAAAGACAATTTGACCATTTCTGTTCATTACAAACCATCTATTATGCCTGTATTTTTGGCGGTGACGGCCACCTATACAGTTCCGCACTGAGATGATTGCGTAGTTCGGGTTGGTGTGTCGCGACATGCcgttttgcaataaaaaaaataggaaagaaaacattagTTAATACACACGAAAGTTGCTTTGTGACTTTGCTTTCCACACAACTTTTCGTAACTTTAAGAATCACGGGTTTGAAGTTAAGCAAGTTTTCCTGTTCTTGAAGTGTAAATCGAGTTTCGACTGTGACCGAATCTGGTGTTACAAAAGAGCTCGTTTTTAACCCAAGAGAGCATTACCTTTTCAGGGATATGTTTATCACTTAAGCTTAAAGACGCTTCGGCAGTGCGTTGCGAACCTTAATCATGGAGTTATTACGACCAGCACAGGTTCCACACGATGTCACCTGCAAACTATTTGATTTACTTTTACGAACTGCTTAGATCATAAGACCTTTTCAACACATATTCTCGAATATTATGATAGGATGCAAAGTACTCACTTAATTTAGGTCTTTCTAGTTTTCTTAATGTAACACAAGCTAATTACTCTCACGGGGTTATAACTTGTGATTACCAATGATTTGATAATAGAATGATGATAACGTAATTGAGCATTGAACCATTTGGCTAAATTAACCatcatttgaaatttagatGGAGATCAATGTCTGATCAACTTATAAATGTGTATAGGTGGCTATGTGATACGTAAATGGTatctgaaaaatgaaataatattacTTAAACGAAACAGAATCACTTTCGATCACTGGAGTGACACAGCaactatcattatttttttcccaatgaaactttttatcaataaaaaaaatacttttgggTCACTCTCCTCTCGAAGAAACAGAGAGCTctgtttgtttaattgttttttttttttctttttgttctgtaACATAGATAATGGCGTCTCGCCTGAGTAATGATGAACTGCCACAAATGCACGATAAGACCGCCAGCAGACAGAGAGAAAGTTCGTCTTCACAGAAAACCTCTCTTTCTGTCCTATGTATTTTGTTTGTGGAGCTTTGTGAACGTCTAACATTTTACGGTTTAACAGCAAATCTAGTGTTTTACTGTAGAGATGTTCTCAAGCTTTCTTCACCGTTCCCAAGCACAATTGCGTTAGCATTTCAAGGTAAGATATCTCCTCAGaatctaaaaaacaaaagagcacTTTTCGATGGAGTGCGatgaaccaaaaccaaaataacaaCACAAAGCCTAATTACAGAAAGAAAGCCAGTCAAAACAAGGACGATTGTCACGCCCTGAAAAGCGTGTAAACATaggttttagttttgcttctACTGTATAAGAAGATGGTGACACTGTTCTACCAATTGGAGCGCgtaatgaaacaaaacagtAGTAGAAAACTATGTAAAATTTTCTCATGCATATTATTTTTTGTGCTACTCTTAAAAGCAAAACCTTGTAACTCctgaggcaaaaaaaaaatgagacctGATGATTTCTCATGGTTACAAGTCTTACTCAGGGAGATGAACGCCTTGAAGCCATATCTTGCAAGTTCTTTCGTAAGAAAGACGACCTTCCCCTCCCTGTTCAAGCAATTCAGAGGGAAAGCTGCTTTCCCTGAAAGGCGCGCTTTATATTATAGGCATGCTTTCTAAGTATGCATCTATTCTCATTCGTTAGAATTCTTAACATTCATAGTGTTGTTAGACGAATTCTCAAGCCTACTCAAGCTAGATTTTCGCCACTATCACTGCCAGTCTTTGTGGGATGGGGTGGGGCCCATTTCCAGAACGGCAGCGGGTCATTGACCTTACGGTTCAAACAATTCCTAAGTAGTTTGCAGAGCTTCTCATAATTTTCCCTTGTTCCCAGGGGAAAACCTGTGCTTCTTTGAAAGCCTTGGGAAACCCTTGGTACGTATCATATCCTCGACTTTCTTCTGACATGGCTTACGTGCTCTTAATGGTGTTAAAAGTTTAAGAGACGCAGAGAGAATTTCAGACAAAAAAGGACATAGCGTTATTTTTCTCTGGCCATTTTGGTGAATGACATACTTATTTACTTATACAGAGGTTATTTTCTTCCCACCAGGAACATGCTTCTTCACTCCTGTCATTGGCGGTTGGCTGGCTGACACCGTAACGGGGAGATACAACGCTATATATGGAAGCTCCTTACTCTACATAGTCGGCACCGTCCTTCTTACAGCCACCTCTTATAACTACCCAAAGGCTTATGCTTTGAGTATTCCAAGTAAAGGTGCATTCCTAACTGTCTCGCTTATCTTAATTGCCATAGCAACTGGAGGAATCAAGGCTAACGTGTCCCCGCTAGGAGCAGACCAAGTCAAACacgaaggaaaagaaaagatcCAGAAATTTTTTGACTGGTTTTACTGGTTTATACAGGTTGGATCCCTGATCGCTTTCACGGCCGTTGTGTATGTCCAACAGGAAGTGTCTTTTTTCTACGGCTACTTAATAACTGCCTTGTCCATGATTTTAGCaaccttgttgttgttgttaggaAGAAACCACTACATAGTTCATCCACCAAAAGGAAGCTACCTGACCGACTCCCTACGAATTATTGGCGTTGGTATCAAAAACAAACTCCGCTGCAAGAGTTATTTTACTCAAACTCACTGGCTCGATGGAGCTAAGGATGTTATGGGAGGAGAATTTTCAGAGGAAATGGTGGAAGCTGTCAAATCAGTGGTTCGTCTGCTTCCAATATTCTTCACATTTATCTTCTACTGGACAATATTCGGCCAGGTTAGAAAATGAACAACAATTTTAATATAGAGCCTGCATAAGTGACTGAAGAGGCCTCAAGAGGCATCCTCACTTGAAACGCGAGGACTATAAGAGTACCCATCTAACCCGTAAGCTTCGTTTCACCTCAGTCACTAGTCAATGACTCATTTAAAATGTGACAAAATCCCGAGCGAGTAAACACTTTACCCATTTACTTAGCGCAGTAGACAGAAAGATGCGCcattcaaaataaacttttatttagTTCTTAAACGTTTCAGGCTTCGATTCAAGAAAACCcgaaaattgcattttttcgTCTCTTAAGAAATGTcgcaaagagtgaaaatggttgttgttgttttttgtttgtttgttgtcgTTTGCCAACTTATGCTAATTTTCCTTTGCTCGCTCATGATCGGTCGTGGAAAACCCACAGATAGCATCGCTGCCGTTTCGAAACTCAtagaaattattgttttattgtgttcttttggttggttggttggtcGTTTGTATTTTGCTTATTCTTCATCatccctttttctttatttcagcaCTTCAAATGTTCGTTTTTATCAAGGTTTCAAAGAGTCACTCATTTTAAGTTGGtgtgaattttttcattttctttcaggGCCTTACCACGTACCTATTGCAAGGCTCTTACATGAAGTTGAAAATCAACGATAAGTTCTCATTTCCCGCAGCTTCACTGGCCATATTTGAAAATGCGTCTTTGTTAGTTTTGATTCCATTTATTGATCGAGTTGTCTACCCAGGCCTCCGTCGTTTTGGCTTCAACTTCACTCCTCTACGCAGAATCGGCGTTGGATTGATTTTTGCTGCTGGTTCTGTGGCCTTGGCAGGAATCATCGAAATTGAGCGAAAAAAAGATTATGGAAGGGTCcagcaaaatgttttcaatacaACCATAAATGCATCAACTATGAGTGTGTTTTATCAAGTGCCACAGTATATACTCCAAGGAGCAAGTGAAGCTTTGGTGTCTGTAACAGGTAAATAGCAAAATGCTGCTGCTGCGAGGACGAAACTATCGGAAAATATATACTCCTACCACTCCCCTTCCAGTTAATTTAGTTGATGAGCGCGTGGTATTGCAACGATGCATGACGCAAAGAAAAGGAAGGGATTTTTACTAAGAGGGGCTTTCGAGTATATATCACAAAGGTTTCTAGCCCAAAACTCTTTCTTAAGTCAAGGTTGAGGTTCCATATGCATGATGTTGCAAGCAAAGCTATGCCTTTAAAGTCCATATTTAGATTAGTCGTCGGGCTCGTGATCCCACTTACTCGGTAGCTGTTGAAGGTATAGCTAAaatttcaaatactttttttttatgcttaaCTGGTAGATATTTATTAACTTCCATCCTTCTCTGGTTTGGTGTCCCCTGAGCAGGTGATAATTCTAAGATACATTTACGTTTAAGTTTGTGCTTGGTGATAGTGCCTCGTGGGATGAAAATTTGTAACCTATGGTGAATATACCACAAACTTATATATCTCTTTCTACCTAGGTCTTGAATTTGCCTATTCCCAGTCTCCACCCGAGTTGCGTGGCGTGGTAATGGGTGTGTGCTTGGCTA
This region of Pocillopora verrucosa isolate sample1 chromosome 3, ASM3666991v2, whole genome shotgun sequence genomic DNA includes:
- the LOC131782855 gene encoding solute carrier family 15 member 4 isoform X1; this translates as MIMASRLSNDELPQMHDKTASRQRESSSSQKTSLSVLCILFVELCERLTFYGLTANLVFYCRDVLKLSSPFPSTIALAFQGTCFFTPVIGGWLADTVTGRYNAIYGSSLLYIVGTVLLTATSYNYPKAYALSIPSKGAFLTVSLILIAIATGGIKANVSPLGADQVKHEGKEKIQKFFDWFYWFIQVGSLIAFTAVVYVQQEVSFFYGYLITALSMILATLLLLLGRNHYIVHPPKGSYLTDSLRIIGVGIKNKLRCKSYFTQTHWLDGAKDVMGGEFSEEMVEAVKSVVRLLPIFFTFIFYWTIFGQGLTTYLLQGSYMKLKINDKFSFPAASLAIFENASLLVLIPFIDRVVYPGLRRFGFNFTPLRRIGVGLIFAAGSVALAGIIEIERKKDYGRVQQNVFNTTINASTMSVFYQVPQYILQGASEALVSVTGLEFAYSQSPPELRGVVMGVCLAMIGLGYFVASLLASIVKHVSRSEWYPDNLNKGTLEYYMFLLSGLMLVNLTVFLFLAVRYRYVVCDQDNPEDDERVERKKSSSSFSNISQNDLDNR
- the LOC131782855 gene encoding solute carrier family 15 member 4 isoform X2, with amino-acid sequence MASRLSNDELPQMHDKTASRQRESSSSQKTSLSVLCILFVELCERLTFYGLTANLVFYCRDVLKLSSPFPSTIALAFQGTCFFTPVIGGWLADTVTGRYNAIYGSSLLYIVGTVLLTATSYNYPKAYALSIPSKGAFLTVSLILIAIATGGIKANVSPLGADQVKHEGKEKIQKFFDWFYWFIQVGSLIAFTAVVYVQQEVSFFYGYLITALSMILATLLLLLGRNHYIVHPPKGSYLTDSLRIIGVGIKNKLRCKSYFTQTHWLDGAKDVMGGEFSEEMVEAVKSVVRLLPIFFTFIFYWTIFGQGLTTYLLQGSYMKLKINDKFSFPAASLAIFENASLLVLIPFIDRVVYPGLRRFGFNFTPLRRIGVGLIFAAGSVALAGIIEIERKKDYGRVQQNVFNTTINASTMSVFYQVPQYILQGASEALVSVTGLEFAYSQSPPELRGVVMGVCLAMIGLGYFVASLLASIVKHVSRSEWYPDNLNKGTLEYYMFLLSGLMLVNLTVFLFLAVRYRYVVCDQDNPEDDERVERKKSSSSFSNISQNDLDNR